ttttaatttttatttttatcacattttatagttctactaattaaaatattaataataattatattctaattaaattaataattaatattatatattgagtgttttaagtattttattagttaaatttacttaaagttaaattttacaataagaATGCTCTAAAGCGTTTCTGTTTAAAAGagtaaagtcattttaattttttatttaaaaaaattgaaacaaaacgaaagaaaaatgagtacactatcaaaacaaaaatgacatGAAAAAGAAAGGTCAATTCATGTGCACCGCGGGGATATTAAGGATCTTTTGGTAAAATAGGATCTTTCATTAAATTCTACAAATGAGTTATACGTCAAATGGTCAAGGATCTTAAATACTTTTAGTAAAACAGGACTTAACGGATTTAACGGAAAAATAATGAAGTTACTATTCACAATTGGATAGctacttattataataaaatatattatatatgtatcatgctatatatatatataaagaaatatgaGGGAGGAAGTTAGGACTCAAGGAGGATCATAAACTTTGGCtgatgaaaaaatgaaattgaaatgatataattatacttattcattttaaaatgagctatataaaataactgtaaaaaaattaatttgaaaagaaaacctCATCTTGGGCCCCCACCCACAAATTAATGCGTACCCCCCAACCCCACCAAGCTGTCACTGCGAGCATCTGCTTGTGTCGAGCTCACTTTCTACCACCCTCTCGTTTGACACTCCAGTGGTTAGTCTGATCAAAGAGACAGATAGAGTAAGAGAGAGCATAGAGTAGAGCAGACCCTAGCTATGGTGAGTTGACTCGCTCCGATCCACTCTTTcacttggattattttattgtgaTTTCCTTATTGATTTGGAATATGGGTTTTGCGGTCTCTGGTGGCAAACGAGGATTTCCAACACATTCTGTGTGTGCTGAACACAAATGTGGATGGGAAGCATAAAGTAATGTTCGCCCTTACCTCCATCAAAGGTATTGGTCAATGTTTAGCCAACATTTTTTGATGGGCTTAACGAaagtttaagcatgagtttcaACACTTATTTATTCATGGACTTGGCTTTATGGTATTTGGCTGTTGAGTTCAGCTAATTTTTGTAGGACCTACTTAAGGCgattttttttaaggattaaaaaaatagaatttgtgTAAATTTCAATTCTGTTTGGTGTTTGGTCTAATCTCCTTATTGGATGAATACCTTCTCGATTAAGATTTTCGTATCATTTTTTGGTTATCCTGAGCTAACCttgtttggttaaccaaaaccaaaaatctcatctcatctcaactcatcattatacctttttcaaatcccaatacaaaatataataaacaatctaaccttttcaaatcccaatacaaaattaatattcaaaaattatattataacaatattttatttattactatttaaaacatcttatctcatctcatctcatctgtgtaaccaaggggggtattaatttctttaatgTTCATTTCTAGTTTTTTCAGGCACTTCATGCTCGCTGTTGTAGTGCAATCCCTTATCTCCTTGGTTTGCTTGATTTTCCCTGATGGACttgttgctttttatttttatttttttttaatgcgtGATTTTGTGAGATGCAACTGTATTTTGGAACTTCCTTTAGTATAAAGGTTTATGTCATCGAGGGGTGACTTAGAGGGATAATGTAGTGTTTCGTGCATTTTTCTCCTTGCTGTTTCATTCTCTCAATATTTAGTAAAATTGGATGCTACTGGTTCCTGCAGAGCTGGTGAGTTGATAACTGCTAAGCTTGATAACCTAATGGTGATTGTGGCAAACCTAAGCCAGTTCAAGATCACTGACTAGTTGTTGAATAGGAAGAAGGATTACAAGGATGGTAAATACTCCCAGGTTGTCTCCAATGTGCTAGACATGAAGCTCAGGAATGATCTTGAGCGTTTGAAGAAGATTAGGTATCCTTCATTTGTTTTTCGTCACAACACTCCAATACCTTCAGCCTTGTTCAACTCATTTGGCAATTCATTGATGACTTGGATGCTGAATTTGAGATACCTAAATCAAAATCTTGTGGCATGTGTCATGATATTTCCAATTGAATTACTTGGTTTCTCCATGAGTCCAGCTACTCTAATAGATGAGTTTAAGACATGCAACGTCATTATATGGTGTAGCAAGTTATTCAACAGTGACTCAAGTTGTTGAGTTGCCCTAGCCCTTTGCCTTCTCAATCGGTTATTTTGAAAAGATACCAATCTTGATTGTGTAGCATGGTAGAACTTTTTTATCTTAGTGAGGGGTGCATAACCCTTAAGAGTTGAACGTTCAAATTTAGTTGATGTGGCTGGCCAGCCTTTAGCTTTTATGCATGATTTGAAATAGCAACAAAAACATGTTCAAAGTAAGGAGTCTCTAAGTTGGTGTATAGTTGGAACTGCATTAGATGAATAGTTTATGGCAATTGCTTTAATAATCAGTTTCCACATAGCAATTGCTTGTGATTATATTGTATGAGAACTAGTTTTGTTTGCATCTACCCAAGGTATATACTATAAGACTTCCCAATTTCTCACTAAATTGATTTGTCAATAAAATTTGTTGTAATATTATCTAGGGTCTAGATACACAGATTGCTTCATAAGTTACGCTTGCTAACTAGCAAGTATAATCTTTGTTTTTTATGTGTAGGAACCACTGCGGTCTGCGACATTGCTTGGATCTTCGAGTGCGCAGCAGCTTACAAAGACAATCGGCCGACATGGGAAGATTGTCGGTGTTTCAAAGAAGGGCCGAGTTTGTTTCTTCTTTCAGGGATGTCATGGTTTCGTTGCTAATACCATTTTCCCTTCAAATATCTCAGGTTCATGTTTGTTGTTTTTTAGGTGGATGTATGCAGTGCTATTTGGCTGTTTTTCTGCTTTTTGTACCTCTATGAACTTACTTACCAAGAGATTTTGACGTGTGATTacactaataattaatatataagttgAAAGTGAGTTATACCTTTTACTTCATACTTGTTCATTTATTCATAATTGTTGAGGTGGTGACTTGTTCCAAGTGGGGGCTGCCTGTACTAAGTTGCATGGGCACTATATTTCGCTTGTGGTCATTGAAACAAAGGGTGTGTGCAAAGAAGCGTATGCTTTGCACCTTTAGACCACATGGGATTTTATACTTTACACTCCAAACTATCATGAGCAGCTAGCAGTAGGATTGGGTGTGTTTACACTTTTTACACCATCCAATTAGGAGATGACACATAAGAATTTCTCTAAAAGTGAAATAGAACTAGTTCTACTACCCCAATTCTTAGCCTCCCCTCTCTCGCGCTCTCGCACACGCATGGAATCGGAATATATAGAGACTATCGATGGAGTTCTAACTCTAACTTTAAGCTCGTGGTTGCTGTGTCCCTTTCGTTTCCTCTAAGCCATTTCctgtgaattatatatatatatatatttatacaatcatCGACAGCTACATCGTACACACTTCGTTTGAGACTTAGCGAGACAGTGAGAGACAGAGATGGGCTTAGCATTGCATTGCTCATCCACTTGGGTCATTCGATCTGTCTCGACTCCCCCctacccccccaaaaaaaaacaaagggtgTGTGCAAGGAAGCGTATGCTTTGCACCTTTAGACTCCATGGGATTTTATACTTTACACTCCAAACTATCATTTACCTTTAAACAAGATcagaaggaaaacaaaagggAGCGGCTGGTAGTAGGATTGGGTGTGTTTACACTTTTTACACCATCCAATTAGGAGATGACAAATAAGAATTTCTCTAAAAGTGAAATATAACTAGTTCTACTAAATCCTCAAGAACTTTTGGTAGGACTATTGGGGGACCCGATAGCTTTTTCCCCTCTCTTCAGTGTTTTCGCCCAtttcgcctctctctctctctctctctctctctctctctctctctctctctctctctctctctctctctctctctctctctctctctctctctctctctctcctttgaaTATGTAGCATTTGATAAATTGGACCTCAATTCTTAGCCTCCCCTCTCTCGcgctctcactctcactctcactctcacaCACGTATGGAATCAGAATATATAGAGACTATCGATGGAGGTCTAACTCTAACTTTAAGCTCGTGGTTGCTGTGTCCCTTTCGTTTCCTCTAAGCCATTTCctgtgaattatatatatatttatacaatcatCGGCAACTACACCGTACACACTTCGTTTAAGACTTAGCGAGACAGTGAGAGACAAAGATGGGCTTAGCTTTGCATTACTCATCCACTTGGGTCATTCGATTTGTCTCGACTCCCCCCCCCTCTTTCATCCCCTCCCCCACtttgattctctctctctctctctctgtggattCTTGGTATGGGATCTGTAGGAGATTCTGGTGAATTTTTTGGAGAAGTTAACTGAATCCTTGGAAATCCAATTGATTGAGTTGTTTTTCGTACAAAGATTGCATCTTTTAGGTAAGTGCTGCAAGTGGAATGTGTTTCATTGCTGTGCAAAGTGAGAAACAAGAGCTGcgtttcttttgaaaaattgtgTTAGAATTATGATTCTAGGTATTGAGAAACTCGACAAAGAGTTGCATGGCGAAGTGAATTTAATAGCTCAGTTCATATACATTGCATACTCCTCCAAGATTATAATTTTACCGGCTAGTTCTTCTTTTTGTATGTTTTCTCAACTATCAAATAGAACatgtaaatttacaaattttcatTTACAGGAGCTATTGATCACTGTTGAAGGAAATAAacttattcttttaataattttaaggtACTTATACGGAGATCTGGGCTTTCATTTGATAAAAGGcttgtttttttaatcataGAGCTTTGAGGCATGAGTAGATCATGTTGAGACTGATTTGCCATATTGATCCATTGTACCAACATAGGCTAAGAGAAGTGGATTCCAATGGACTCGGAAGGAGAAACTGGGATGAGTGTCGGAAAGCTTTAGTTTTAGCTTAAAATCTGCCCATTGTTTTGTTGATGAGAAAACTAAGGCAAGGAAAAGGTTAAACATGATGCCGCTACTTccattggagagagagagagagagagagagagagagagagagagagagagagagagagagagagagagaggggagcattcaaaatgagaaaagaaagaaatcctCTCAACCGCACGCATGGTTTCTTTAAGTGAGTCTCATCTGTGTCTGTTGTTTATTGGTTGGTGTAATTCTAAAGTGCACATCGGTTCTGGTTCCTCTTCCAAGTCATGTAACTCCTCCACCTCCTCttctactttctttgttgtCTCTGGGcgtgtaaaaaatatttaaaaaattggttGAATCGACCGAATTGATAGTTTGATCCAGTTTGTAATTGGTCTGATCTAGTACCGATTCTTAAAAATAGAAATCAAACCGAAACTAGTTATATGCAAATGCGAACACGTATTTGTATAACTAGACCATTAAATTACTACATTGGATATGCATATAGATATATTTCCATAGCTATGAACAGTGTCAATACATCTTTGGAGATGTACTATTCACTCAAAtgctatattattaattttctctctctctctctcgctcaaCCATTTCCGCTTCTCCCTCCTTCAACAACACAACCTTCACATTCACCTtcactttaatttttattattataatatattatatttttattataatatataaaaaatcatattgtattattattattatatttgtattatgACTGCCGAATGTGTTTAGTGGGggctaattgtaaaatatatatataattaataataataaaaaaatatgcataattCAATGTGAGAGTATTTCTTAATTGGCAAAAACAATCtttaaaatatgtgattttacaTTTACATATAGAGAAATCAATGTTAATGctcttatattatataaattatatactaaatcTCTAATTagtataacatgaaattttaatcttattattcatgtctattaatcttataacataaaattaattttataatttttaatataacgtttgatataaaatataaattttaatattgtaacataaaattaatacaacatgaagttttaatcttaaacatgaacattaatatcaaattattaatataaacttagtTTTGAAGAGAATAAACATTAGATAAACCAACTCTCGAGTCTTAACTTATGTAATGCCACATTGTAAAATGGTAAATTGGGAAAATTTGGAGGGGTTTGGTTTGGTACCAGCTCTTAAAAATTGAAACTGAACtaaaactaatttttatattttgaaaactagTGCGAATCAAACcgaaatagtatatatattttagttcttatattatattatatatattaagagaGGGAAATTTTCCCCCAAGCCCTTGGGACAGGCCCATATAGGACCACAAGGGCCTAACTTGGTCCAAGCCTCATTCCCAAAGGGGCCCAAGCACTACTTTAGATACCCAACTTGTGAACTACACCAACCCGAGAGGCAAGCCCCATGCAGAAAAGACAATTGACAAGGACAGATGGGACTTGCCATCCTTGGCACCCCCAGTGATATCTAGCATTCGAAGACCTGCATCGACAAATGGGTGGGAAAcatgaatgacccttgattccCTAAAAGGGTATGGGGGGCACGTCACCGATCATCTACTGGTAAGGTGTCACTTGGGGAGCCACACTGCATTAATGGCCCCATCCCTTGGACTCCACACCGTATTGATAGCGCCACCCAGACTCCACGCTGCATTAAATAATCATGACTGGGCTACAGTGGGAATGACATGAACTCTCTAACTTAAGAGTACAAGATGTCCGACCTAGAAACCTCGTACAAAATTTGACCCCTTAGGTATGAAGGATGCTCTCTGAATTCTCACACTCCTACACGATTTACTAATAAAATTAACTAATATAGGTATCGAAGGCTCCTCAAACACCACCAAGTCACCCTTATCTTGATTTGTGTGCAAGCATTAAGCCCCCGACTAGGGGTGGGCTCTAACTCCCACCTCCGACTAGGGTTGGAGGTCAAAAGCAACTTTAGTTGAGGCAACCTCGACTTCAGAAGAATAATCGAAAGGGGGTTCTGGGATGGAAACCCTATAAAAGACATCCTCGCCCCCAGCTAGGTGCCCCCAGCTTCTGAGGAAGAAACCATCTCAATATTTACTTCAAGAGGCAGGATCACTACTCAAGAACATGCTCAGGTACAAGGCCACTTTTGTGGCATAACCCTCATAATCCACTACTTCTTCATGAGGTTCAGGCACCACGAATTCGACGATGTACAAGGTTGATTTCAATGACTCCAACTCATCCGAAGTCACCACTGACCACTAGTGATGCCTGTCAAACTGTTAGAACTCAGTATGAACCGCAGAAGGGTCCTTATCCCCAGGGGAAAACCACAGGAGGTGTTCTTGGGAGCTGTTGAGATGTAAAAGTGAAGTGAAAAAAAGGCAAGGAACGCACAGAGAAGATGAGGGGAAGAGAAGCGTAGAGCACGTGAAGGATTCAGAGAAAAAAGATGATAGTAAGAGAGCATGTAGGCTAAAAAAGATGAAAGGGTTGGGGCTTAAACAGGCCATCGTGACGGTTGGAGATCCCATGTCGTGGGAGCACACATGCCCTATGGGACAAGTGAAATGGGCACGAACCTCGCAACACGCAGTCCACATAACGACTTGGGAGTGGAATAGCTGCCTGACACTATTAATTCAAGGGAAGCCAAATGGACACAATCAATGCAATCTAAGCTGTCAGAAACATGCCATTAGAGTCTAGAAAAGGAACAATAGCCCATTTTAAACCATGAAAGCCCAACGGACATGACCACataaagaaagaataagaaaaatgtgaaaagaaattcCTAGTCCTGTAAGAATTGACGGGGCAACTAAGAGGGAGATTCCCCCCCAAGCCCTTGGGACGGGCCCATATAGGACCACGAGGGGCTTAACTTGGCTCAAGCCTCATTCCCTACAGGGCTTAAGTGCCACTTTAGATACCCGGCCCTCGAACTGCACCAACTCGAGAGGCAAGCTCCACAAGAGAAAGACCATTGACAAGGACAAATGAGATTCGCCACCCCTGGCACCCCTAGTGACACCTAGCACTTGAAGACATGCACCTATAAATGGGCGCGAAAcatgaatgacccttgattccTTGATAGAGGGTATGGGGGAACACGACACTGATAATCTACCTGTAAGGCGCCATTCAGGGAGCCACGCCGCATTAATGGCGCCATCCCCTAGACTCCACTCTGCATTGATGGTGCCACCCCGGCTCCACCCCGCATTAAAGGATCTTGATCGGGCTATAGTAGGAATGATGTGAACTCCTTGACATAGGATACGAGATGTGCCCCCATAAACCTCGTATAAAAGCCGACCCCCCAGGTACGATGGACTTTCTCTAAATTCTTGCACTCCCACACGATTTACTAAGAAGATTAACTAACTTTAGGCATCAAAGGCTTCATGTACACCACTGAGCCACCTTTATCTTCATTTGTGTGTATGCACAAAGCCTCCGATCTGGATTGCTGAAACCAAACTCATGTGTGCGAAACACGacattaacatattatatactaaataaCTAATTagtataacataaaattttaattttattatttatgtttattaatCTTATGacataaaactaatataatatttgatataacataaaattaattttataatttttaatataacatttaatataacAAATAAGTTTTAgtattataacataaaattaatataacatgaaattttttaatattaatcatGAACATTAGTatcaagttattaatataaacttacttaTGAGGACAACAAGCATTAGAGGAACCGGGTCTCAAGTCTTAACTAGTTAACTTATCTAGTGCCACACGTGTAAATGGTAAACCGAAAAAACCGTTGAAACTAGGATAATCAAAAGTTTCGATTTTGGTAATAAAACGGTTCGTTTtggttattaaatttttaaaaccggTGTATATTAGTTCGAttctaaaatttgtaaaaaaagaatcaaactagACTAATTACACCTCATTTGTTTGGGACTTGTGttcaatttggagttttttttttttttttttttcaaatttgttgtTGGTATATTAGTGTTTAATGATTCCGTTCGTCTAGGGTTTGGAATTGGAGACAAGGtgtgatacctcatatgataaggataatggtatgtggtgtatgagattCCATATTGGTTGAAGAAGAAAagttattactttttataaagTTCCAATaagattctaattttatttatttattttgatggttTAAAAGCACTGGCATTGGATTAACCAAATGCCATtgcttttcatattttgaagaaTATTGATGAAATTGAATTCACATTAATTAGCTAAACactttttatatgaaatattagTTACAGTAAATTCATCCCACATTTCATATATGAAAACAACTATAGTTTCttcaaattagtattttattatttcttctcaCATTCATCCCacatttgatattattatactatatatatgaaatttttatggattgtatatatgagatttttatttatataatatgagattTTACTATCTATGTACATATGAaatcattatattatagattgttgggttgtgaaaataaaaatgaatatgattgttagaggttattgaaaattatgaaaataaaataaaaaagtattaaaaaaattaattaaataaatataaataataaaaaataataatattttattattatagagaatatAATGGCTAatctaatataaattttaagtgttgaatgattagttaaaagttaaaaagtaacatatttttcaaattttaaagattgagATGACTTATCCAATACCAATACTCTAAAGGCATGAACTTTCAAATCTTGGTAAATTGTGCTATAAAGTGTAAAGTcttgataatttaaaaattgagattgaataatattatttatatttataattttttacttatataaaaatacatgttTATTATTGACGTATAGATCATTGATACGTTgagaaaatatgaaatttgaactttaaaatttgaattaaataaaagaagataatggatcttatataagtatatatacaattgttaataaaattataattatataatatcacTCTAAATAAATTAATCCTCTGtccatttgatttataatatgtttagatttaaaatttattccaaATCATCTTatccatataatttttatataaaatataataaataatttaatatttttaaattttaaaataaaattaatattataataatattttatttaatttttatacgaGATCTCAATTGACGGTACAAAAGTCACCACGAGTGCAAAGTAAAACTTTACGAATGTAGAGTCACAGCTAAGGACGAActattcataattctttctcactcaCAAAACCTAACCCCGGCGGGTGGCAGGGTGCCTCCCCGCAAATCTAATAGGAGACAGTGAGACACAATACCCACAGGCTGTCACAAGCCTCTACGATGGCCGGAGGTAACCATAACAAAAGCGCATCCCATGGCCACAAGAAACCCTCTTCATCCTCAGGCTCCTCCCCTCAACCCAAATACCGGTGGGAATCCGATAAGCCTCCCTCCGATTCTACTAAAAAATCTGGTGCTCCGAAGCACGGCAAAACCCCGTCTAACCCATCCCCGAAACCCGCCCCGACCCCAAGCCCGGCCCATCATAAACCCACGACGAACCCGACCCCTCACTCCGCCCCGGGTCCAATCCCCTCACCCGGAGCTTCGTTTCCCTTCCCGGACCCCACCGCTCTGGGCCCTCCGCCTCTGCCGGCATACGATTTCCACATGCTGGAGCGGCGGACCATCGTTCTCGCCGACGGTAGCGTCCGGTCCTACTTCGCTCTCCCGCTCGATTACCACGATTTTACACCTCCGCGGCCTCACATAGACCCCGCCGGGAGGTTCTTACCGATGGGCCGTGGGCCAGAATTAGGTGGGTTTGATAAGCGGTTCCCGCCGCCTGCGAGTCCCAGAGGGTTTAGTAGGCATCGGGATTACTGGAATTCGCTTGGACTCGATGGGCGTGGGGCCGCCGAGGGATCAATGAAGAGGAAATATAGCAAGGAGGATGAGAAGGATGAGTTCGCGCAGCACGGGCACCCGAACCGGCTTCCGTTCGGTTCCGCCAGTGACCGGGGCGAGTCTTGGGCGGGAACCAGTGATTCGTTTGACCGGGGTGATGAATATAGGGCATTCAAGTACATGAAGGTTGGTGTTGGTGATAATGTGGGTCTAAAGCACCTTGAAGTTGATCAGAACGCGTTGAAGGCGGTGTTTCTTCAACTTGCGAAGTTAGTCAATGAGAATGCGAGTCAAAGGAAAAATTACTTAGAGGAAGGAAAGCATGGGCGGCTTCAATGCATTGCTTGTGGCAGGTGTGCTTGAGTCGAGTTGGATCCAtttatttccttctcttttatttgttttaaatttgctGCTTTGCTTTGAAAAAAACCCTGGATacgttttttttattcataaaaaaaacccTGTTGTGATTCGGATAGGTTAGTAGGGAAAACTACATTACGAGCATTTAATGACCCAACCTTTAATCCAAAAGTCTTAGAACTGTTAGATACTAATTTGATTAAATCTTTAACCCTTATGATAATAATATTCCACCATGTTTCCAAATTCGACATCCACGGATGCTCACTCTATAGACACTAACCCCTCTTTCCATTTTCACGGCTTCACTATCTATCAGTATTCAATGACTTAAAACTATGTCCATAATAGTACCTAACCATTGATTCAAAAGCTCTAGGACTATTGGATACTAATTTAGTTAATCCTTTAACCCTCAGGATCATAACAGTGGATCTTGACGAAAGATTTCATAGCGCTAGTGATTTTGACTCTTCTTGAACATATCATTTGATTTCAGTCTATGTAACATCTTACATAGTAACTTGGTGCCGTATACATTTTGACCTATGGATAAGAGTCATACCAGATGGGCTAGGTGGAGAGAGTTTGGAAATATATGggctctgtgtgtgtgtgtgagttgGGATGAGTATTCGATCGGTGTTCTGTTCTTGAGTCAGTTCCGTTCTTGTATGTGACTCGTATAATCTATTAGATtgagtaataagtagagtatttTGTACATATCATTCAGCTGAGCCATGAAGAGATCCACTGCATTTTGCAGCGGCCTGTGCATGAGGAATTCATGTGATATATAAGGATCTATTAAGTTGTTGTTAGTTAATTAGTTAGttccatttatttttctctcgGTATTTCTTACTATGAGGTGGATTTTAAAGATTCAGGGACTAATTTCCATAATGGGCTGTTTTAGTCATGGTTAATCCAGTTACAATGTGAGATTGTGCTGTGGCAAGTTTGTCAACTATGTCTATCTATAAAGCTGTGTTGAAAGAGGGGCTTTGAAGAGCTGATCTTGACATCATGTGGGATTTCCTACTGTAGTTTGTGGACACATGTAAGACCCCAGTCCCATATTGGGAATATGAATAACCCACaaagtgggtaagttatcaaGGTAGTTATGGGTGCTAAGTCCCACATCAACAATTTACTAAGTGAAAGAAACTGAGCTATAAGTAATTTTAGGGAACTTTCAAATTGACTAGCCTTTTTTAGGTTAAACCACAATGGATAAAGTTTTCTCCAGGTCGTTACAATACATTTCTCGCAATGAGTAAAATTGATCA
This genomic interval from Carya illinoinensis cultivar Pawnee chromosome 2, C.illinoinensisPawnee_v1, whole genome shotgun sequence contains the following:
- the LOC122300560 gene encoding uncharacterized protein LOC122300560 produces the protein MAGGNHNKSASHGHKKPSSSSGSSPQPKYRWESDKPPSDSTKKSGAPKHGKTPSNPSPKPAPTPSPAHHKPTTNPTPHSAPGPIPSPGASFPFPDPTALGPPPLPAYDFHMLERRTIVLADGSVRSYFALPLDYHDFTPPRPHIDPAGRFLPMGRGPELGGFDKRFPPPASPRGFSRHRDYWNSLGLDGRGAAEGSMKRKYSKEDEKDEFAQHGHPNRLPFGSASDRGESWAGTSDSFDRGDEYRAFKYMKVGVGDNVGLKHLEVDQNALKAVFLQLAKLVNENASQRKNYLEEGKHGRLQCIACGRSSKDYEDMHGLIMHAYNSDSADLLLDHLGLHKALCVLMGWNYSKPPDSSKAYQFLSADEAIANKDDLIVWPPLVIIHNTITGKAKDGRMEGLGNKTMDNKIRDLGFGGGKSKSVYGKDGHLGITLVKFSGDQLGLKEAMQLAEFFEKENHGRNAWARVKPLTFGRDDEKNPNLMRVDEKTQEKARIFYGYLGTASDLDKVDPETRKKVTIKSRREYLSK